From a region of the Thermus caldilimi genome:
- a CDS encoding adenosylcobalamin-dependent ribonucleoside-diphosphate reductase codes for MPRWYAQEEALRLALDFFQGDELRASVFLHRYALKDPEGRFLEATPEEMWQRLVQGVTRVEKGATQEFSWLFSDFRFVPGGRILFGLGNWRRSTLFNCYYIPIRQDSVKGITRFLDEAARTFAYGGGVGSNADALRPKGAKVGNAGMESSGAVSFMELFSTLAGVMGASGGRRGALMLTFSDRHPDLLDFLRVKTDPERSRVRHANLSLRATNAFLQAALADEPWTLSFPTPREHITRAIRAKEAWDLLVEAAWQSAEPGLLFWDRVRTWATAQYGGMEVEGVNVCGEVPMEPYGACNLGSLNLAAFVQEPFTDRARLDWAGLEEATRLAVRFLDAVVDLGKNRHPVRAQREASLRSRRIGLGIMGLADTLAMLGLPYGAEESLKFAEEGMRRIKEAAYWESARLARQRGSFPAFDPKEHIKSSFIQSLPEALIQAVEKGLRNAALLSIAPTGSISILAGVTSGIEPIFALTYLRHAGGQVFLAEHPLLKRYRRERGGEVPDWPTAHTVDPFQRVRLQAALQRHVDQSISSTVNLPRETPREVVENLFLTAWKEGCKGITVFREGSREEVIEPLPPVGVCTFCQAA; via the coding sequence GTGCCCCGCTGGTACGCCCAGGAAGAAGCCCTAAGGCTTGCCCTGGATTTCTTCCAGGGCGATGAGCTTAGGGCCTCCGTGTTCCTCCACCGCTACGCCCTAAAGGACCCGGAAGGCAGGTTCCTGGAAGCCACCCCGGAGGAGATGTGGCAGCGGCTCGTCCAAGGAGTCACACGGGTGGAAAAGGGAGCCACGCAGGAGTTCTCCTGGCTTTTCTCCGACTTTCGTTTTGTCCCCGGGGGACGGATCCTCTTTGGCCTGGGAAACTGGCGCCGGTCCACCCTGTTCAACTGCTACTACATCCCCATCCGGCAGGACTCGGTGAAGGGGATTACCCGCTTCCTGGACGAGGCCGCCCGTACCTTCGCCTACGGGGGCGGGGTGGGGAGCAATGCGGATGCCTTGAGGCCCAAGGGGGCTAAGGTGGGCAACGCAGGCATGGAGAGTTCGGGGGCAGTGAGCTTCATGGAGCTCTTCTCCACCCTGGCGGGGGTCATGGGGGCGAGCGGAGGGAGGCGGGGAGCCCTTATGCTCACCTTCTCCGACCGGCATCCCGACCTCCTGGACTTCCTTCGGGTCAAAACCGACCCCGAACGAAGCCGGGTGCGCCACGCCAACCTCTCCCTAAGGGCCACGAACGCGTTTTTACAAGCCGCTTTGGCCGACGAACCCTGGACGCTTTCCTTCCCCACACCCCGAGAGCACATAACCCGCGCCATCCGGGCCAAGGAAGCCTGGGACCTCCTGGTGGAGGCCGCCTGGCAAAGCGCCGAACCCGGCCTCCTCTTCTGGGACCGGGTGCGCACCTGGGCCACGGCCCAGTACGGAGGGATGGAGGTGGAAGGGGTCAACGTCTGCGGGGAGGTTCCCATGGAACCCTATGGGGCCTGCAACCTGGGAAGCCTCAACCTGGCGGCCTTCGTACAGGAGCCCTTTACGGACAGGGCCCGGCTGGATTGGGCGGGCCTCGAGGAGGCCACCCGTTTGGCCGTACGCTTTTTGGATGCGGTGGTGGATCTGGGGAAGAACCGCCACCCCGTGAGGGCCCAACGGGAAGCCTCCTTAAGAAGCCGGCGCATTGGCCTTGGGATCATGGGCCTGGCGGACACCCTGGCCATGCTGGGGCTACCCTATGGTGCGGAGGAAAGCTTAAAGTTTGCGGAAGAGGGGATGCGCCGCATCAAGGAAGCCGCCTACTGGGAAAGCGCCCGCCTGGCAAGGCAAAGGGGTTCCTTCCCGGCCTTTGACCCAAAGGAGCACATAAAAAGCTCCTTCATCCAGTCCCTGCCCGAAGCCCTCATCCAGGCGGTGGAAAAGGGCCTGAGAAACGCCGCCCTTCTCTCCATCGCCCCCACCGGCTCCATCTCCATCCTGGCGGGGGTGACGAGCGGCATAGAACCCATCTTCGCCCTCACCTACCTGCGCCACGCCGGGGGACAGGTGTTTCTGGCGGAACATCCCCTCTTGAAGCGGTACCGCAGGGAACGAGGAGGCGAGGTGCCGGACTGGCCCACGGCCCATACCGTGGATCCTTTCCAGAGGGTGCGCCTTCAGGCCGCCTTGCAACGCCATGTGGACCAAAGCATCTCCTCTACGGTGAACCTCCCCCGGGAAACCCCCAGGGAGGTGGTGGAAAACCTCTTCCTCACCGCCTGGAAGGAGGGGTGCAAGGGCATCACCGTCTTCCGGGAGGGAAGCCGGGAGGAAGTCATCGAACCCCTACCCCCGGTGGGGGTCTGCACCTTTTGTCAAGCGGCATGA
- a CDS encoding DUF58 domain-containing protein: MTRYRIATRPYFPYPGERLARRKGLGGEFYELRPYAPGDEIRRVHWRAYAKTGRLYTRLETAPERSRFRIYLDESESMRLLGKLAYGEEVARLLLGIARQEDALARLERGRPEALRPGRGTLVLITDGLDPLPWPRILPRRLVLVQILAPPELAPPLEEALLKDVETGEILPVGPEEVRAYQKALEGHLKALRLLALLRGRYALLKVGEPPLPALLRQGVVEPL; this comes from the coding sequence ATGACCCGCTACCGCATCGCCACCCGGCCTTACTTTCCCTACCCGGGGGAGCGCCTGGCCCGCAGGAAGGGCCTAGGAGGCGAGTTTTACGAGCTCCGTCCCTATGCCCCTGGGGACGAAATAAGGCGGGTCCACTGGCGGGCTTACGCCAAAACGGGAAGGCTCTACACCCGCCTGGAAACCGCACCCGAGCGTAGCCGTTTCCGCATCTACCTGGACGAAAGCGAAAGCATGCGCCTCTTGGGCAAGCTGGCCTATGGGGAGGAGGTGGCGAGGCTCCTCCTGGGAATCGCCCGCCAGGAGGACGCCTTGGCCCGGCTGGAACGGGGCAGGCCGGAAGCCCTTCGCCCGGGCCGGGGCACCCTGGTCCTCATCACCGACGGGCTAGACCCCTTGCCCTGGCCCAGGATCCTTCCGAGGAGATTGGTGCTGGTCCAAATCCTGGCACCCCCGGAGCTAGCCCCGCCCCTCGAGGAAGCCCTCCTCAAGGATGTGGAAACCGGGGAAATCCTACCCGTGGGGCCGGAGGAGGTAAGGGCGTACCAAAAGGCCCTCGAGGGGCACTTAAAAGCCCTTCGCCTCCTCGCCCTTCTTCGGGGCCGCTACGCCCTCTTGAAGGTGGGAGAACCTCCCCTTCCCGCCCTCCTCCGCCAGGGAGTGGTGGAGCCCCTTTAA